In the genome of Funiculus sociatus GB2-C1, the window ATTTTGCGATCGCTACCAGCCCCAGGTTCCCGGTTCGCCTTTGAATGGCCCTACAATATCGCTGGTAATCCAACCGCCGTAGAAACCCCCAGGCTGCGGCTGCACTTTTTCACCATCGACATAGCAAGCATCCATCATTTGGGCATAAAAGGCTATGTAGTCTTTAATAGCTGCAAAGGTTGGTGTGGGATTGGGATAACCCCAGGCTGCGTTCGGTGCTTGTTTATCGCCAACTGAGACGGTGTAGTAAATAGCACTCCCTTTCCATTCACAAAATGAACCCTTAATTGCCCCCACCAGGTATTCCATCTTGATATCTTCGGGAGGAAGGTAGTAAACGGGCGGGTGGCTGGTTTCTAGTACCCGCTGTGCCTTGTGGGTATCTGCGATCGCTACGCCATTGAAGACAATCTGGATGTGCTTGGGGGTTTCTTCCAGACGCGGCGGACGCGGATAATCCCATACTGATTCTTGACCGGGGCCGGGGGGAATGCGATC includes:
- a CDS encoding DUF427 domain-containing protein, whose translation is MKRDRIPPGPGQESVWDYPRPPRLEETPKHIQIVFNGVAIADTHKAQRVLETSHPPVYYLPPEDIKMEYLVGAIKGSFCEWKGSAIYYTVSVGDKQAPNAAWGYPNPTPTFAAIKDYIAFYAQMMDACYVDGEKVQPQPGGFYGGWITSDIVGPFKGEPGTWGW